The following proteins come from a genomic window of Bradyrhizobium paxllaeri:
- the lexA gene encoding transcriptional repressor LexA, with protein MLTRKQYELLRFINERLKEAGVPPSFDEMKDALDLRSKSGIHRLITALEERGFIRRLPNRARAIEVIKLPELAAAGNGRRGFTPSVIEGTLGKRTVSLPAAEDDGNRPVAVPVMGRIAAGTPIEALQTRSHTISVPPDMLGSGEHYALEVRGDSMVEAGILDGDMALIQRNETADTGDIVVALIDEEEATLKRFRRRGASIALEPANAAYEVRILPPNRVRIQGRLIGLYRKY; from the coding sequence ATGCTTACGCGCAAACAGTATGAACTTCTGCGTTTCATCAATGAACGGCTGAAAGAGGCCGGCGTGCCGCCTTCATTCGACGAGATGAAGGACGCGCTCGACCTGCGCTCGAAATCCGGAATCCACCGCCTCATTACGGCGCTGGAGGAGCGCGGCTTCATCCGCCGCCTGCCCAACCGCGCCCGCGCCATCGAAGTCATCAAGCTGCCGGAGCTCGCCGCTGCCGGCAATGGCCGCCGCGGCTTCACGCCGAGTGTGATCGAAGGCACGCTCGGCAAGCGTACAGTGAGCTTGCCCGCCGCCGAGGATGACGGCAATCGCCCGGTCGCGGTGCCCGTGATGGGCCGGATCGCCGCCGGCACGCCGATCGAGGCGCTGCAGACCCGCAGCCACACCATCAGCGTGCCGCCCGATATGCTCGGCTCGGGCGAGCATTACGCGCTCGAAGTACGCGGCGATTCCATGGTCGAGGCCGGCATCCTCGACGGCGACATGGCGCTGATTCAGCGCAACGAGACCGCCGACACCGGCGACATCGTGGTGGCGCTGATCGACGAGGAGGAAGCTACGCTGAAACGCTTCCGCCGCCGCGGCGCCTCCATCGCGCTGGAGCCTGCCAACGCCGCCTATGAAGTCCGCATCCTGCCGCCGAACCGGGTCCGGATTCAGGGCAGGCTGATCGGCCTTTACCGCAAGTACTGA
- a CDS encoding molybdopterin molybdotransferase MoeA, with product MALMPVADALAAILAGADALPEEMVALDAAHHRILARDVAARRTQPPQAMSAMDGYAVRTADAAGAGARLKVIGEVAAGRPFERKVGQSEAVRIFTGGVIPDGADAVIIQEDTAADGDHITITEAAVRGRHIRAAGVDFREGDVLLTRGRCLSDRDLSLAAGMNYPELAVHRRPKVAVLATGDELVMPGENPGPGQIVYSNGYGLRALARAEGADVVDLGIAADTVAATTEGIRRASEADADILITMGGASVGDHDLVKRSLEAEGVAMAFWRIAMRPGKPMMHGRLGAMRVIGLPGNPVSSYVCGFLFLVPLIRALSGRDHVHHVRESALLGRDLAANDQREDYLRARLEAREDGTLIAVPVNHQDSSLLGNLAAAQALVIRPPFAPAAPKGSSCELLRLPE from the coding sequence GTGGCCTTGATGCCTGTCGCCGATGCGCTTGCCGCGATCCTTGCCGGCGCTGACGCGTTGCCCGAAGAAATGGTGGCCCTCGATGCCGCCCACCACCGCATCCTCGCGCGCGACGTCGCCGCGCGACGGACGCAGCCACCGCAGGCGATGTCAGCGATGGACGGCTATGCGGTGCGTACGGCGGATGCCGCCGGCGCCGGCGCGCGGCTGAAGGTGATCGGCGAGGTCGCCGCCGGCCGCCCGTTCGAGCGCAAGGTCGGCCAAAGCGAGGCGGTACGGATCTTCACCGGTGGCGTGATCCCCGACGGTGCCGACGCCGTCATCATCCAGGAAGACACGGCAGCCGACGGCGATCACATCACCATCACGGAAGCCGCGGTTCGGGGACGGCACATCCGCGCCGCCGGCGTCGACTTCCGCGAGGGCGACGTGCTGCTCACGCGCGGGCGTTGCCTCAGCGACCGCGACCTGTCGCTCGCCGCCGGCATGAACTACCCGGAGCTTGCGGTGCACCGCCGCCCGAAGGTCGCTGTTCTCGCGACCGGCGACGAGTTAGTGATGCCCGGCGAAAACCCCGGCCCCGGCCAGATCGTCTATTCCAACGGCTATGGCCTGCGGGCGCTGGCCCGCGCCGAAGGCGCCGACGTCGTCGATCTCGGCATCGCCGCCGACACCGTTGCCGCGACCACCGAAGGCATCCGCCGCGCCAGCGAGGCCGACGCGGACATCCTGATCACCATGGGGGGCGCCTCGGTCGGCGACCACGACCTGGTCAAGCGCTCGCTGGAGGCCGAAGGCGTCGCGATGGCGTTCTGGCGGATCGCGATGCGGCCGGGCAAGCCGATGATGCACGGGCGGCTCGGCGCGATGCGGGTGATCGGCCTGCCCGGCAATCCCGTCTCTTCCTATGTCTGCGGCTTCCTGTTTCTGGTGCCGCTGATTCGCGCATTATCGGGCCGCGACCACGTCCATCACGTCAGAGAAAGCGCCCTGCTCGGCCGCGACCTCGCCGCCAACGACCAGCGCGAGGATTATCTGCGCGCGCGCCTCGAGGCGCGCGAAGACGGCACGCTGATCGCTGTGCCGGTGAACCATCAGGACTCCTCGCTCTTGGGGAATCTCGCTGCGGCACAGGCATTAGTGATACGTCCGCCATTCGCGCCGGCGGCGCCCAAGGGCTCGTCGTGCGAGCTGTTGCGGCTGCCGGAATGA
- a CDS encoding ComEC/Rec2 family competence protein, protein MTEQGETSGRKRGYAGTWPPRAAAPVGGILPSRPAFWPPLIEALHAWARAEAGAGRLLPWVPVAFGTGIAFYFAADHEPVLSVAAIVAVALGAVAVLLRRQKFFPVAVMIAAVAAGFAIATWKTARVAHGVLARPMFSVSLTGFVETRDIRERTDRFVLRVVTMESARGSTKLERVRLSVKKGTAPPVGSFVELKARLLPPLSPVRPGSYDFSRDMFFAGIGASGFVMGAIKTTEPPEAGGLRLRYSAFMQGLRDTIDARIRTTLEGDKRAIATALLTGRRDAISPPVNDAMFISGLGHVLSISGYHMAVVAGVVFFAVRALLALFPVLTVGYAIKKWSAAAALAAAAFYLLLSGAEVATQRSFFMTAVVLIAVMVDRRAITFRTLAVAALIVLMVAPEALVHPSFQMSFAATLGLVALVQFGMPRLFATADHTATARAALWGGREITMLLLASLVAGLATTPYAAFHFHRVTPYGVLANLAAMPVVSALVMPMGLLGLVAMPFGFDRPFWALMGVGIDWMIAVTQWVAALPGAVGRVPAFGIGPLIAASLGIILLGLLRTPLRWSGAALVLAAALWAARAPQPDILISADGRHVGVRGQDGRLHLMHAAKGSRDVFLLKEWLAADADARTAADASLTSGVSCDDFGCVMPSAGGGLVAQAFRPEALADDCERAALIVTLRQAPASCAASVIDAERLRRQGAMTLRRGRDGFVVEAAKPRGIDRPWSPAVADAGEADANVLAPRVVPPRAVDATPAEADLQAEE, encoded by the coding sequence GTGACGGAGCAGGGCGAGACGTCTGGCCGGAAGCGCGGTTACGCCGGGACCTGGCCGCCGCGCGCCGCGGCGCCGGTCGGCGGCATTCTGCCATCGCGCCCCGCATTCTGGCCGCCGCTGATCGAGGCCCTGCACGCATGGGCGCGCGCGGAAGCCGGCGCTGGGCGGCTGCTGCCCTGGGTGCCGGTGGCGTTCGGAACCGGCATCGCGTTTTACTTCGCCGCCGATCACGAGCCGGTGCTGTCGGTCGCCGCCATCGTGGCGGTCGCGCTTGGCGCGGTGGCCGTGCTGTTGCGGCGGCAGAAATTCTTTCCGGTCGCAGTGATGATCGCCGCCGTCGCGGCGGGCTTTGCGATCGCAACGTGGAAGACCGCGCGGGTCGCGCATGGCGTGCTGGCGCGGCCGATGTTTTCGGTGTCGCTGACCGGGTTTGTCGAAACGCGTGACATCCGCGAGCGCACTGACCGTTTTGTGCTGCGCGTCGTCACCATGGAGAGCGCACGGGGAAGCACAAAACTCGAGCGGGTGCGGCTGTCGGTGAAGAAGGGGACGGCGCCGCCGGTCGGCAGCTTTGTCGAACTGAAGGCTCGGCTGTTGCCGCCGCTCTCGCCGGTGCGGCCGGGCAGCTACGATTTCAGCCGCGACATGTTTTTCGCCGGCATCGGCGCCTCCGGCTTCGTGATGGGCGCGATCAAGACCACCGAGCCGCCGGAAGCCGGCGGGCTGCGCCTGCGCTATTCGGCGTTCATGCAGGGCCTGCGCGACACCATCGACGCGCGGATCAGGACCACGCTGGAGGGCGACAAGCGCGCGATTGCGACGGCGCTGTTGACCGGGCGGCGCGATGCGATCTCGCCGCCGGTGAACGATGCGATGTTCATCTCCGGCCTCGGCCATGTGCTGTCGATATCGGGCTATCACATGGCCGTTGTTGCCGGCGTCGTGTTCTTTGCGGTGCGGGCGCTGCTCGCGCTGTTTCCCGTGCTCACGGTCGGCTATGCCATCAAGAAATGGTCGGCGGCGGCAGCCCTCGCCGCCGCCGCGTTTTATCTGTTGCTGTCCGGCGCCGAGGTCGCGACGCAACGTTCTTTCTTCATGACGGCCGTGGTGCTGATCGCGGTCATGGTCGACCGCCGCGCGATTACGTTTCGCACGCTGGCGGTCGCCGCGCTGATCGTGCTGATGGTTGCGCCGGAAGCGCTGGTGCATCCGAGTTTCCAGATGTCGTTTGCCGCCACGCTTGGGCTGGTGGCGCTGGTGCAGTTCGGCATGCCGCGCCTGTTCGCGACCGCCGATCACACCGCAACCGCCCGCGCGGCGCTGTGGGGTGGCCGCGAGATCACCATGCTGCTGCTGGCTTCGCTGGTCGCGGGACTTGCGACCACGCCCTACGCGGCCTTCCACTTCCACCGGGTCACGCCCTATGGCGTGCTCGCCAATCTCGCGGCGATGCCGGTGGTGTCGGCGCTGGTCATGCCGATGGGGCTGCTCGGCCTTGTCGCGATGCCGTTCGGCTTCGACCGCCCGTTCTGGGCGCTCATGGGCGTCGGCATCGACTGGATGATCGCGGTGACGCAATGGGTCGCGGCATTGCCCGGCGCGGTCGGCCGGGTGCCGGCGTTCGGCATCGGCCCGCTGATCGCAGCGAGCCTCGGCATCATCCTGCTTGGCCTGCTGCGCACGCCGCTGCGCTGGTCGGGCGCCGCGCTGGTGCTCGCGGCGGCTCTGTGGGCGGCGAGGGCGCCGCAGCCGGATATCCTGATCTCCGCCGACGGCCGCCATGTCGGCGTCCGCGGCCAGGATGGAAGGCTGCATCTGATGCACGCGGCCAAGGGCTCTCGGGACGTTTTCCTCTTGAAGGAGTGGCTGGCGGCGGATGCCGATGCGCGCACCGCAGCCGATGCCTCGCTCACGTCAGGCGTCTCCTGCGATGATTTCGGCTGCGTGATGCCGTCCGCCGGCGGCGGCCTGGTCGCGCAGGCGTTCAGGCCCGAGGCCCTGGCCGACGATTGCGAGCGCGCGGCGCTGATTGTAACGCTGCGGCAGGCGCCTGCTTCCTGCGCGGCTTCCGTGATCGATGCCGAGCGGCTGCGGCGGCAGGGCGCCATGACGCTGCGGCGAGGCCGCGACGGATTTGTCGTCGAGGCGGCGAAACCGCGAGGGATCGACCGCCCGTGGTCGCCCGCCGTTGCGGACGCTGGTGAGGCCGACGCCAACGTTCTGGCCCCGCGCGTCGTGCCGCCCCGCGCCGTCGATGCGACGCCGGCCGAGGCGGACCTTCAGGCCGAGGAGTAG
- a CDS encoding IS110 family transposase: MQASTVATPTAGHIGTIFVAIELSQRSWRVALHSPDKDKISHHKLEGGDHAELLALVGRVRERAARALGGVPAVASCYEAGYDGFWLHRLLLAAGITNYVFDPASIAVDQRARRVKTDRIDGERMLRTLMAYLRGEPRVVRIVRVPAAEQEDARRGSRERDRLIKEQTAHTNRIKALLRLRGMAVGNPRRRDWLSWLATQRDWQGQAVPPRMLSEIRSEHARLMLVRDRLDALAQEAAAAEPMPAEAEMTRRSELLRRLKCLGPAFATTLTSEVFYKDFRNRREVGSYFGLTPSPWRSGGIDRDQGISKAGNPRARCAAIELAWLWLRHQPDSKLTLEYRKRTLDAGKRIKRVAIVALARKLMVALWRYLTTGLVPEGAVLKAVKI; the protein is encoded by the coding sequence ATGCAAGCATCCACCGTAGCCACGCCCACCGCCGGCCATATTGGCACAATTTTCGTTGCAATCGAACTGAGCCAGCGGAGCTGGCGGGTCGCGCTGCACAGCCCGGACAAGGACAAGATATCGCACCACAAGCTGGAGGGTGGCGATCATGCCGAGCTGTTGGCGTTGGTGGGTCGGGTTCGGGAGCGGGCGGCTCGAGCGCTGGGAGGCGTTCCGGCGGTGGCGAGCTGCTACGAGGCGGGCTACGATGGGTTTTGGCTGCACCGGCTTCTGCTGGCGGCCGGCATCACGAACTACGTGTTTGATCCCGCCAGCATTGCGGTGGATCAGCGGGCGCGGCGGGTGAAGACCGACCGGATCGATGGCGAGCGGATGCTGCGCACGCTGATGGCGTATCTGCGCGGCGAGCCGCGGGTGGTGCGGATCGTCCGGGTGCCTGCCGCCGAACAGGAGGACGCGCGCCGCGGCAGCCGCGAGCGCGACCGGCTGATCAAGGAGCAAACCGCGCACACCAACCGGATCAAGGCACTGCTGCGGCTGCGGGGCATGGCGGTCGGGAACCCGCGGCGGCGCGACTGGCTGAGCTGGCTGGCAACGCAGCGGGATTGGCAAGGCCAGGCGGTGCCGCCGCGGATGCTGAGCGAGATCAGGTCCGAGCACGCGCGGCTGATGCTGGTGCGCGATCGGCTCGATGCGCTCGCGCAGGAGGCGGCCGCAGCGGAGCCAATGCCTGCGGAAGCCGAGATGACCCGGCGCAGCGAACTGCTGCGCCGGCTCAAATGTCTCGGCCCGGCGTTCGCGACGACGCTGACCAGCGAGGTGTTCTACAAGGACTTCCGCAATCGCCGCGAGGTCGGGAGTTATTTCGGGCTGACGCCCAGTCCGTGGCGGAGCGGCGGCATCGACCGCGACCAGGGCATCAGCAAGGCGGGCAACCCGCGCGCCCGCTGTGCCGCGATCGAACTGGCCTGGCTGTGGCTGCGGCATCAGCCGGACAGCAAGCTGACCCTGGAGTACCGCAAGCGCACGCTCGATGCCGGCAAGCGCATCAAGCGCGTCGCCATCGTCGCCCTGGCGCGCAAGCTGATGGTGGCGCTGTGGCGCTACCTCACGACCGGTCTCGTGCCGGAAGGCGCGGTGCTCAAGGCCGTAAAGATCTAA
- the glnA gene encoding type I glutamate--ammonia ligase, translated as MFPKCATAEDLVKTIKDEKVQMIDLRFTDLPGVWQHFSVPPSAASIDALSEGIGFDGSSIRGFQEIQESDMLVVPDPATAFLDPYSPVSTLVLICNIRDPVTGQPYSRDARYIAQKAETNLKGTGHADTSYFGPEAEFFVFNDVRYGQGINYAFHEIDSSEGSWNTGKEEEPNLGHKPRPKEGYFPVPPTDSMQALRTDMVLTMEQLGIQIEAHHHEVATGGQNEIDMRFTTLTRMADNLMIYKYVVKNTAREHGMTATFMPKPLFEDNASGMHVHQSLWKGETNLFYDKGDYAELSQLGRYYIGGLLTHAWALCGLCAPTTNSYRRLVPGYEAPINLVYSQRNRSACCRIPMYSPNPRAKRVEFRSPDPSCNPYLAFAAMLMAGLDGITSRIDPGSPIDKNLYDLPPAEAKDVKSTPGSLDQALDALERDHAFLLRGDVFTADVIETWLDYKRKKEVDPIRLRPHPYEFHLYYDI; from the coding sequence ATGTTTCCGAAGTGTGCGACAGCTGAAGATCTCGTGAAGACGATCAAGGACGAGAAGGTGCAGATGATCGATCTGCGCTTCACCGATTTGCCTGGGGTGTGGCAGCATTTTTCCGTCCCACCCAGTGCAGCAAGTATCGATGCTCTCAGCGAAGGCATTGGATTCGACGGCTCATCCATCCGAGGCTTCCAGGAAATTCAGGAAAGCGACATGCTGGTCGTGCCGGACCCGGCCACGGCGTTCCTCGACCCGTATTCCCCTGTGTCGACCCTAGTCCTGATCTGCAACATCAGGGATCCCGTGACCGGTCAGCCCTATAGCCGTGACGCCCGTTACATCGCCCAGAAGGCCGAAACCAACCTGAAGGGCACCGGCCACGCCGATACCAGCTACTTCGGCCCGGAGGCAGAATTCTTCGTGTTTAACGATGTGCGCTACGGACAAGGCATCAATTACGCCTTCCACGAAATCGATTCCAGCGAAGGCAGTTGGAATACCGGCAAGGAGGAAGAGCCGAATCTGGGCCACAAGCCGCGCCCGAAGGAGGGATATTTTCCGGTTCCGCCGACGGACAGCATGCAGGCTCTCCGCACGGACATGGTGCTGACGATGGAACAGCTCGGCATACAGATCGAGGCCCATCACCATGAAGTCGCGACCGGCGGCCAGAACGAGATCGACATGCGCTTCACGACGCTCACTCGCATGGCGGACAATCTGATGATCTACAAATACGTGGTGAAGAACACCGCCCGCGAGCACGGCATGACCGCAACGTTCATGCCGAAGCCGCTGTTCGAGGACAACGCCTCGGGGATGCACGTTCACCAGTCGCTGTGGAAGGGCGAGACCAATCTGTTCTACGACAAGGGCGACTATGCCGAGTTGAGCCAGCTCGGCCGCTACTACATCGGCGGCCTGTTGACCCACGCGTGGGCGTTGTGCGGGCTTTGCGCGCCCACCACGAACTCCTACCGGCGTCTGGTGCCCGGCTATGAGGCTCCGATCAATCTGGTCTATTCCCAGCGCAATCGCTCGGCCTGCTGCCGGATTCCGATGTATTCGCCGAACCCGCGGGCAAAGCGGGTTGAGTTTCGCTCGCCGGATCCCTCGTGTAATCCCTATCTGGCCTTTGCCGCGATGCTGATGGCGGGTCTCGACGGCATCACCAGCCGGATCGATCCGGGCAGTCCGATCGACAAGAATCTTTATGACCTGCCGCCCGCCGAGGCGAAGGACGTGAAGTCGACACCGGGATCACTGGATCAGGCGCTTGACGCGCTCGAGCGCGATCACGCCTTCCTGCTCCGCGGCGACGTGTTCACGGCCGACGTGATTGAGACCTGGCTCGACTACAAGCGGAAGAAAGAGGTCGATCCGATCCGGCTGCGTCCTCATCCATACGAGTTCCATTTGTATTATGACATCTAG
- a CDS encoding YybH family protein: MQRATDDIVSGIMGRWAAAFTRLDAEALASLYSKNAFFFGSNPNFYRGRDGVQTYFEGLPRWQSPSVQFTDVRTAQAAPDLINVAGTASFFVEEGAEPLTVKITWVIVREDGDWKIVSHHVSSKTPLIEARADAI; encoded by the coding sequence ATGCAGCGTGCGACCGACGATATCGTCTCCGGCATCATGGGCCGATGGGCGGCGGCATTCACCCGGCTGGATGCCGAGGCACTCGCATCGCTCTATTCGAAGAACGCGTTCTTCTTTGGCTCGAACCCGAATTTCTATCGCGGTCGTGACGGCGTGCAGACCTATTTCGAGGGCCTGCCGCGGTGGCAGTCGCCATCCGTTCAATTCACCGATGTCCGAACCGCGCAGGCCGCTCCCGACCTGATCAATGTCGCCGGCACGGCGTCGTTTTTCGTGGAAGAGGGCGCCGAACCGCTGACGGTGAAGATCACCTGGGTGATCGTCCGCGAAGACGGCGATTGGAAGATCGTCAGCCACCACGTCTCGTCGAAGACGCCGCTGATCGAGGCGCGTGCGGACGCCATCTAG